CCGTCAGCGCCACGTCCAGCCCCTGCGCCCCCGCGACCGCGCCCCAGACCCAGGCCCCCGCCGCCATCCCCCCGAAGGTCGCCGTCTGATAGAGCGCCAGCGCCCGCGCCACGACCCAACGCGGCGTGGACAGCTGCACCGTCACGTTGAACAGCGACAGCGCCAGCACCCAGGCCGCCCCCGCCGGCAGCATCGCCGCCGCATGCAGCCAGACGGACTCCGTCAGTCCCAGCACCAGCGCCGCCATCGCAAAGCCCGCAAAGGCCATGCGCACCACATGTTCGTTGTCCATCCGCGCCCGGATGCGCGGGTTCAGCAGCGCCCCCGCGATCGCCCCCACGCCGTAACAGCCCAGCAGCCCCCCGAACAGCAGCGACCCGCCCTGCGGATGGCTCTTGGCGACCAAGGGCAGCAGGGCCAGCACCGCGATGGCCGCAAAGCCGAACAGCGCGCCCCGCGCCATCACCCGCACCAGGTTGGGCGACAGCGCGACATAGCGCAGCCCCGCCCCCATCGCCGCCATGAACGGCTCGGGCGAGGTGACGCGGGGGGCCAGCTGCGGCTTCCAGCGGCTCATCGCGCCCAGCAGCGGCAGATAGCTGACCGCGTTCACGACGAAGGCCGCCGCCGCGCCCAAGGTGGCCACGATGATGCCCCCCGCCGCGGGCCCCACGCTGCGCATCAGGTTGAAGCCCACGGAATTCAGGCTGACCGCCGCCGGCAGGTCGCGCCGCGCGACCAGATCGCCCATGCTGGCCTGCCAGGGCGGGTTGTAGACCGCCTGCCCCGCCCCCAGCAGGAAGGTGAAGCCCAGCAGCAGCCACGGCGTCAGCCCCCCCGTCCAGGCCACCACCGCCAAGGCCAGCGACACCACCGTCATGAAGACCAGCGCCGACATCAGCAGCGTCTTGCGGTCGAAGATGTCGGCCAAGGCCCCCGACGCGATCGCCAGCAGCATCACCGGCAGCGTGTTCGACGCCTGGACCAGCGCGATCAGCGTAGCGCTGTCGGTCAGCTGGGTCATCAGCCAGGCCGCCCCCACCGCCTGGACCAGCCCGCCGAAATTCGACATCAGCGTGGCGCCCCACAGCCTGCGGAAATCCGGGTATCTGAAGGGCGCCAGCGCGCCCGCGGGGCCTTGGGCGTCCTGATGGCCGGGGGGGGTCTGGGTCGTCAATGCTCTGCCTTCCTGCGCCGCGTCCTTCGGGCCAGCCTAGGCCCGGCGCGCGGCGCGGGCAATCGCCGGGCGTGACCTTTCGGCCACATGGGCGGCGGCCTCGCCGGGGCCGTCGGGAAACCCGAACACACGCCAAGTTGTTCCTCGGACGAACAAAGGTGATCGACCTGACGCCTTCGCGCCACATAGTCTTGATTCTGGTGCGGTCACATGTCCCGCCCGGCACGGCGCGGGGTTGACGCCGAACGATACCCGGCCCCATTCAGTCGGGTGCGAATCGCGCCGGCCCCCGTGACCGGTCGCGACAGATGAATTTTGATGCTGCCGGGGCAGGGCCGGATCGGTCCGCCCCCCGATGACAAGGAACATGCAATGCGCCTCGCTTCCCTCTTCGCGGCGCT
Above is a genomic segment from Paracoccus aestuarii containing:
- a CDS encoding MFS transporter, with product MTTQTPPGHQDAQGPAGALAPFRYPDFRRLWGATLMSNFGGLVQAVGAAWLMTQLTDSATLIALVQASNTLPVMLLAIASGALADIFDRKTLLMSALVFMTVVSLALAVVAWTGGLTPWLLLGFTFLLGAGQAVYNPPWQASMGDLVARRDLPAAVSLNSVGFNLMRSVGPAAGGIIVATLGAAAAFVVNAVSYLPLLGAMSRWKPQLAPRVTSPEPFMAAMGAGLRYVALSPNLVRVMARGALFGFAAIAVLALLPLVAKSHPQGGSLLFGGLLGCYGVGAIAGALLNPRIRARMDNEHVVRMAFAGFAMAALVLGLTESVWLHAAAMLPAGAAWVLALSLFNVTVQLSTPRWVVARALALYQTATFGGMAAGAWVWGAVAGAQGLDVALTAAGVVLLGGAAIGLWLRAPEFGTVDLDPVNRFREPALMLDLRGRSGPIMVMVDYRIDQADVPEFLRLMQERRAIRRRDGARNWALLRDLEHPGHWSESYHIATWDEYVRHNLRRTKTDAEVTVALRALHRGEGDPVVHRMIERHSVGPQDDVPLMGKLEIP